The proteins below are encoded in one region of Clostridium estertheticum:
- the polA gene encoding DNA polymerase I gives MSKERLLILDGHSLMYRAFYALPALTNSDGIYTNAVYGFTTMLLKMKEEFEPDYIVTTFDRKAPTFRHEEYKDYKAGRKRMPDELQGQFAIVRELLEKMAIDIFELDGFEADDLIGTLSVFAEEQGLEVFIITGDRDALQLATDNVKVVINKKGMSEKEIYDRNRIIEEFGVTPTEFIDVKGLMGDASDNIPGVPGIGEKTAYKLIKEYKSIENLLMNIDKLSGKKLVENLKTYSEQAIFSKKLATIITCVPMEMDLSSIKSKENYDVRAVKDLFYKLQFKSLIDKISVGDDSAQEIFSADYGVIDNLKKLSELTCEIKDTIYIIFDIADTNVFSKMCLNNIYINYKEKNYLIKLDDLFKEDEEKTISYLKIILESNDIKKVSHAVKNAYTALNKKGIKLHGIQFDTELAAYLLDSAKKEYSLETLMDTNLRISITGEGHAKEINKVALLKGLYEILEPKIKEYEMEELLCEVEQPLTEAISYMEAEGFTVDKANLEELGVKFAADIAKLESTIFVLAGEEFNIKSPKQLGKILFEKLDLPVIKKTKTGYSTNAEVLDALVDKHPIIAEVTKYRQVTKIFSTYIEGLKPVIDTDSRIHSNFMQTVTTTGRLSSTEPNLQNIPIRHEMGRAIRKAFIPHNDQCVILSADYSQIELRVLAHIAADDNLIQAFIDHSDIHTKTASEVFNVPMDEVTKLMRSNAKAVNFGIVYGIGEFSLANDLNISRKEAKTYIETYFERYPSVKKYMKDIVIAAEENNSVTTIMNRRRFIPEINSANKMVKAAGIRLAMNTPIQGSAADIIKLAMVNVFDKLKEKGLKSTLILQVHDELILNVYRDEQKQVELLVKDQMENVIKLLVPLEVEISIGETWYEAK, from the coding sequence ATGTCTAAGGAAAGACTACTAATTTTAGATGGTCATAGTCTTATGTATAGAGCTTTTTATGCATTACCGGCCCTAACAAATTCGGATGGGATATATACTAATGCAGTTTATGGCTTTACAACTATGCTTTTAAAGATGAAAGAAGAGTTTGAGCCTGATTATATTGTCACAACATTTGATAGGAAGGCACCTACTTTTCGTCATGAAGAATATAAGGATTATAAGGCAGGTAGAAAAAGAATGCCTGATGAACTGCAAGGACAGTTTGCTATAGTTAGGGAACTTTTAGAGAAAATGGCTATAGATATATTTGAATTAGATGGGTTTGAAGCAGATGATTTAATAGGTACGTTATCGGTGTTTGCAGAAGAGCAAGGACTGGAAGTCTTTATAATAACAGGAGACAGAGATGCGCTTCAACTTGCAACAGATAATGTTAAGGTTGTAATAAATAAAAAAGGAATGTCTGAAAAAGAAATATACGATAGAAACCGTATAATTGAGGAATTCGGAGTAACTCCAACAGAATTTATAGATGTAAAAGGTCTAATGGGAGATGCTTCTGATAATATACCAGGTGTTCCAGGAATTGGTGAAAAAACTGCATATAAGCTTATCAAAGAATATAAGAGTATAGAAAATCTTCTTATGAATATTGATAAACTTAGTGGTAAAAAGCTTGTTGAAAATTTAAAGACCTATAGTGAACAGGCAATTTTCAGTAAAAAATTAGCCACCATTATTACTTGCGTGCCTATGGAAATGGATCTAAGTTCAATTAAATCGAAAGAAAATTATGATGTTCGCGCTGTAAAAGATTTATTTTATAAATTACAGTTTAAGTCATTAATAGACAAGATATCTGTAGGCGATGACTCTGCTCAGGAAATATTTTCTGCAGATTATGGAGTAATAGATAATTTGAAAAAGCTTTCAGAGCTTACTTGTGAAATTAAGGATACCATCTATATAATTTTTGATATAGCGGATACAAATGTTTTTTCTAAAATGTGTCTTAATAACATATACATTAATTATAAAGAAAAAAATTATCTTATCAAGCTTGATGATTTATTTAAGGAAGATGAAGAAAAAACTATAAGTTATTTAAAAATTATACTTGAGAGTAATGATATTAAAAAAGTGAGCCATGCTGTAAAAAATGCATACACTGCTCTTAATAAGAAAGGTATCAAGTTACATGGAATACAATTTGATACAGAGCTTGCAGCTTACCTTCTAGACTCAGCAAAAAAAGAATATAGCCTAGAAACTCTTATGGATACCAATCTTAGAATTAGTATCACGGGTGAGGGCCATGCAAAGGAAATTAATAAAGTTGCATTACTAAAAGGGCTTTATGAGATATTAGAGCCAAAAATTAAAGAGTATGAAATGGAAGAACTTCTTTGCGAGGTTGAGCAGCCATTAACAGAGGCTATATCATATATGGAGGCTGAAGGATTTACAGTAGATAAAGCTAATTTAGAAGAGCTTGGAGTTAAATTTGCCGCAGATATAGCAAAACTTGAAAGCACCATTTTTGTATTGGCTGGAGAAGAATTTAATATAAAATCTCCAAAACAATTAGGAAAAATATTATTTGAAAAATTAGATTTACCTGTTATAAAAAAGACCAAAACAGGATATTCAACTAATGCGGAAGTTTTAGATGCACTAGTGGATAAACACCCTATTATCGCAGAAGTCACAAAGTATAGACAAGTAACAAAGATTTTTTCTACATATATTGAGGGGTTAAAACCAGTAATTGACACAGATTCTAGAATACATTCAAACTTTATGCAAACAGTTACCACAACAGGAAGATTATCGAGTACAGAACCTAATTTGCAAAACATTCCTATAAGACATGAAATGGGTAGAGCTATAAGGAAAGCATTTATACCACACAATGATCAGTGTGTTATATTATCTGCGGATTATTCACAGATAGAGCTTAGAGTACTAGCACATATTGCTGCTGACGATAATCTAATTCAAGCGTTCATTGATCATAGTGATATTCACACTAAAACAGCATCTGAGGTATTCAACGTTCCTATGGACGAGGTTACAAAACTTATGAGAAGTAATGCAAAAGCAGTAAATTTTGGAATAGTATATGGTATTGGTGAATTTAGCTTGGCAAATGATTTAAATATATCAAGGAAAGAAGCTAAAACATATATAGAAACTTATTTTGAAAGATATCCGAGTGTTAAGAAATACATGAAGGATATAGTTATAGCGGCTGAGGAAAATAATAGTGTAACTACAATTATGAATAGACGTAGATTTATACCTGAAATAAATTCAGCAAACAAAATGGTAAAAGCTGCTGGTATTAGGCTTGCTATGAATACACCTATACAAGGGAGCGCGGCAGATATTATAAAACTTGCTATGGTTAATGTATTTGACAAATTAAAGGAAAAAGGATTGAAAAGTACTTTAATTCTACAAGTACATGATGAATTAATATTAAATGTATATAGAGATGAGCAAAAGCAGGTTGAATTGTTGGTTAAGGACCAGATGGAAAATGTTATTAAACTTTTAGTTCCTTTAGAAGTAGAAATTAGCATTGGAGAAACCTGGTATGAGGCTAAGTAG
- a CDS encoding glycoside hydrolase family 55 protein: MANVTNDVANIRAAVFGKDVRESIADGIEDINTEVTSTTARQLVVEGKQTAVGVRQDLADCNEIIRKTNEIGRINVEGERVTEFNVIKTDYDTYKNVMIAESNVAALQNGINKNTSDLANMATNPMQFGAKFDGITDDTNAINLAIKTALKNGNAKIIFPQNSKCKIAGMILIPSNVIIDCNSCEINGGGGNTIFETGYVLSGEIVSNISTPNETQRVVFSQIINISKITNCELCFNVFNFNEGCEISNVYAFMVGKVLNSKRSFYSSYTNITDREAGYVNDTYAKLGEAFSFDGFVNVEHLKSLFVTGRGKGFRFSGGSDGQEISGCSAEDVNIGIEISGEVHLLGIYNNYFESIRQIAVNIDNVGVKRNITIDRNWFYGCPVAIHADNFSGHIGKYNYYSGGTNLIEIPDNTTSIGEIEFLKSSIPATSNGILSTTIQANIGDECTVKENLVIYDDNSGLGLAKAIIYNKQVPLIYNGHGGFAPNRVMFTDTKLLPLGSSVYNIEISTGFIFDPYNFLIFRFKITDNNGAYDFYGKTYGEIVKLDNVDNGRLVTLTIVHNKIVLTLSSFTHPSGIVSCEGIIRMA; this comes from the coding sequence ATGGCAAATGTAACAAATGATGTAGCAAATATAAGAGCGGCGGTGTTTGGAAAAGATGTTAGGGAGAGCATAGCAGATGGTATTGAGGATATAAATACAGAGGTTACAAGTACTACAGCAAGGCAATTAGTTGTAGAAGGTAAGCAAACAGCAGTTGGAGTTAGACAAGATTTAGCAGATTGCAATGAAATAATAAGAAAAACAAATGAAATTGGTAGAATAAACGTAGAAGGAGAAAGAGTAACAGAATTTAATGTTATTAAAACAGACTATGATACTTATAAGAATGTTATGATCGCAGAAAGTAATGTTGCGGCGTTGCAAAATGGAATCAATAAAAACACGTCAGATTTGGCAAATATGGCGACGAACCCAATGCAATTTGGAGCAAAATTTGATGGTATAACAGATGATACAAATGCGATTAATTTAGCTATAAAAACAGCCTTAAAAAATGGTAATGCAAAAATAATTTTTCCGCAAAATTCAAAATGTAAAATAGCTGGAATGATATTAATACCATCGAATGTTATTATAGATTGTAATAGTTGCGAAATTAATGGAGGCGGAGGCAATACAATTTTTGAAACTGGGTATGTGTTAAGTGGTGAAATAGTATCGAACATTTCGACACCGAACGAAACACAAAGAGTTGTCTTTTCGCAGATTATAAATATTAGTAAGATAACAAATTGTGAATTATGTTTCAATGTATTTAATTTTAACGAAGGTTGCGAAATATCGAACGTGTACGCATTCATGGTTGGCAAAGTATTAAATAGTAAACGAAGCTTTTATTCATCCTATACAAATATAACTGATCGTGAAGCGGGATATGTAAATGATACTTACGCAAAATTAGGAGAAGCCTTTAGTTTTGATGGTTTTGTTAACGTCGAACATCTAAAATCATTATTTGTTACTGGCAGAGGCAAAGGTTTTCGATTCTCAGGTGGATCTGATGGTCAAGAGATATCGGGTTGTTCCGCAGAAGATGTTAACATAGGAATTGAAATATCGGGAGAGGTTCATTTGCTTGGAATTTATAACAATTATTTTGAGTCAATTAGGCAAATCGCGGTAAATATAGACAACGTAGGTGTTAAAAGAAATATTACAATAGATAGGAATTGGTTTTATGGTTGTCCAGTAGCGATTCACGCTGATAATTTCAGTGGGCATATTGGAAAATATAATTATTACAGTGGAGGTACTAATTTAATTGAAATACCCGACAATACAACCTCTATTGGTGAAATCGAATTTTTAAAAAGTAGTATTCCCGCTACTTCAAATGGAATATTATCAACAACAATACAAGCAAATATAGGCGATGAATGTACAGTAAAAGAAAATTTAGTAATATATGATGACAATAGTGGTTTAGGTTTAGCGAAAGCTATAATATATAATAAACAAGTTCCACTGATTTATAATGGTCATGGAGGTTTTGCACCTAATAGAGTAATGTTTACAGATACTAAATTATTGCCTTTAGGTTCTAGTGTTTATAACATTGAAATAAGCACCGGTTTTATATTTGACCCTTATAATTTCCTTATTTTTAGATTTAAAATCACAGATAATAACGGCGCATATGATTTCTACGGTAAAACATATGGCGAAATAGTTAAACTCGATAATGTTGATAATGGTAGATTGGTTACATTAACTATTGTTCATAATAAAATTGTATTAACATTAAGTTCATTTACACATCCAAGTGGAATTGTAAGTTGCGAAGGGATCATCAGAATGGCCTAG
- a CDS encoding HNH endonuclease signature motif containing protein yields the protein MSDFRPPIPEPLKRELRQEAYFGCVICGCPIIEYHHINQYHLVKCHEKTNIVILCPEHHHRANCGEIYKEMVLEYKKNPYNKNNDYVGKEFILKKYNDLKFLIGSMEYYKTPIILRIDKEVLIWVKEDINGIALFNAKFYNKDNKMLAVIRDNEWRAFRSAKLWDVVYSPGHLVIRDKKGSIFMELNTLGEKILLRANMMYNNYEVKMMPQSTAFGRRILKNGGVANCLVGIQVFSKNNENYIIK from the coding sequence ATGAGCGATTTTAGACCACCAATTCCTGAACCTTTAAAAAGAGAACTTCGCCAAGAAGCGTATTTTGGTTGTGTTATATGCGGATGTCCCATAATTGAATACCATCACATAAACCAATATCATTTAGTTAAATGTCATGAAAAAACAAATATAGTTATACTATGCCCTGAACATCATCATAGAGCAAACTGCGGTGAAATATATAAGGAAATGGTTTTAGAATATAAAAAAAATCCCTATAATAAAAATAACGATTATGTAGGGAAAGAGTTCATTTTAAAAAAATATAATGACTTAAAATTTTTAATTGGTTCTATGGAATATTATAAAACACCTATTATTTTGAGAATTGATAAAGAAGTACTGATATGGGTTAAGGAAGATATTAATGGAATAGCTTTATTTAATGCTAAATTTTACAATAAGGATAATAAGATGTTAGCAGTAATAAGAGATAATGAATGGAGAGCTTTTAGGAGTGCTAAGTTATGGGATGTTGTGTATTCGCCAGGGCATTTAGTTATTAGAGATAAAAAAGGTTCTATATTTATGGAACTCAATACTCTTGGTGAAAAAATATTACTTAGGGCAAACATGATGTATAATAACTATGAGGTAAAAATGATGCCCCAAAGCACCGCTTTTGGTAGAAGAATTTTAAAAAATGGAGGTGTTGCTAACTGTTTAGTTGGGATTCAAGTTTTTAGTAAAAATAACGAAAATTACATTATTAAGTAA
- a CDS encoding tyrosine-type recombinase/integrase, protein MEGSLQKKGKYYYVVISNKVEGGKYKTEWINTKCEKKSEAEKVKRDIVNKKENNTYIEAKNIFFCDFYKDWLQNYAKQNCEKTTYEGYKLIFDKHIYPYFKDKNILLQKLQPLDIQKYYNFELKDGKSNGKGGLSPNTVIKHHANIHKVLDYAVKMQLIVRNVADAVNIPKKIKFIGKFYSAEQIEKLLEQTKNTPIESATFITCNYGLRRGEILGLKWDAINFEEETITICETRVRYNKDTITKSPKNNSSYRTLPLIDSVARYLKKLKKKQSEQRLLFGKEYNKSGYVCCWEDGKPLDTAYLSHKFLEIVKESELPQIRFHDIRHSTASYLLKLGVTMKEISVWLGHSDISTTMNIYSHVDIEMKKNAAKKINDLFANVSYN, encoded by the coding sequence ATGGAAGGAAGTTTACAAAAGAAAGGCAAATATTATTATGTTGTTATTAGTAACAAAGTAGAGGGTGGAAAGTATAAAACGGAGTGGATAAATACAAAGTGTGAGAAGAAATCGGAGGCTGAGAAAGTAAAAAGAGATATAGTAAATAAGAAGGAAAATAATACTTATATAGAAGCAAAAAATATATTCTTTTGCGATTTTTATAAGGATTGGCTTCAAAATTATGCTAAGCAAAACTGCGAAAAGACAACATATGAGGGATATAAATTAATTTTTGATAAGCATATTTATCCATACTTTAAGGATAAGAATATCCTATTGCAGAAATTGCAACCACTTGATATTCAAAAATATTATAATTTTGAACTTAAAGATGGGAAATCAAATGGTAAAGGTGGATTATCACCAAATACTGTTATAAAACATCATGCTAATATTCATAAGGTTTTGGATTATGCTGTAAAAATGCAGTTAATTGTGAGAAATGTTGCAGACGCAGTTAATATACCTAAAAAAATAAAATTTATTGGTAAGTTTTATTCAGCAGAGCAAATAGAAAAACTGCTTGAACAAACAAAAAATACTCCAATTGAATCAGCAACTTTTATTACTTGTAATTATGGCTTAAGACGCGGTGAAATATTGGGGCTAAAATGGGATGCAATTAATTTTGAAGAAGAAACTATCACTATTTGTGAAACGAGAGTGAGATATAATAAAGACACAATTACAAAGAGTCCTAAAAATAATAGTAGTTATAGAACCTTACCATTGATAGATAGTGTAGCAAGGTATTTGAAAAAGTTGAAAAAGAAGCAATCAGAGCAAAGATTATTATTTGGAAAAGAGTATAACAAAAGTGGGTATGTTTGTTGTTGGGAAGATGGAAAACCATTAGATACAGCATATTTAAGTCATAAGTTCCTTGAAATAGTTAAGGAGAGTGAATTACCTCAGATAAGATTTCACGACATAAGACATTCAACAGCTTCTTATTTACTAAAGCTTGGTGTAACTATGAAAGAAATCTCTGTTTGGCTAGGTCATAGTGATATTTCAACTACTATGAACATTTATAGTCATGTTGATATTGAGATGAAAAAGAATGCAGCTAAGAAGATAAATGATCTGTTTGCAAACGTAAGTTACAATTGA
- the coaE gene encoding dephospho-CoA kinase (Dephospho-CoA kinase (CoaE) performs the final step in coenzyme A biosynthesis.), translating to MLKVGITGGIGSGKSTVTNMLKADGFSIIDADIVAREVFIIYPEIMGNIKSEFGYDFFDSECELNRKEFGNYIFKSDTRRKKLENIMMPFITREIQHRIKMCEEDNCKLCFLDAPTLIENNLHNCMDVTILVWVSSDLQIQRVMLRDDLNLDETMDRIKAQMPIDEKRKFADFIIDNGRSFEDTKLQLDLIITQLERLDVKL from the coding sequence ATGCTAAAGGTTGGAATAACAGGTGGTATTGGCAGCGGAAAGAGTACAGTAACCAATATGTTAAAAGCTGATGGGTTTTCAATTATCGATGCAGATATTGTAGCTAGAGAGGTTTTTATAATATATCCAGAAATAATGGGTAATATCAAAAGTGAATTTGGATATGATTTTTTTGACAGTGAATGTGAACTTAACCGAAAAGAGTTTGGGAATTATATATTTAAAAGTGATACACGTAGAAAAAAACTTGAGAATATAATGATGCCTTTTATAACAAGAGAAATACAACATAGAATAAAAATGTGTGAGGAAGATAACTGTAAATTATGTTTTCTAGATGCACCTACTTTAATAGAGAACAATCTCCATAATTGTATGGACGTAACTATTTTAGTATGGGTATCTAGTGATCTTCAAATACAAAGGGTTATGCTTCGTGATGATTTAAATTTAGATGAAACAATGGATAGAATAAAAGCCCAAATGCCGATAGACGAAAAGAGGAAATTTGCAGATTTTATTATTGATAATGGAAGAAGTTTTGAAGACACAAAGTTGCAACTAGATTTAATTATTACACAGCTCGAAAGGTTAGATGTGAAGTTATGA
- a CDS encoding Maf-like protein, giving the protein MDIILASASPRRAELLKKITSNFQIMASDFEESDIMFSGNCGEYVMTLAKGKAMAICSSVKKPTAIIGCDTVVYFKGEVLGKPKDSCEAFKMLSNLSNNTHEVYTGIAVINTQTKVINTEYVCTTVKFSKLSIKEINNYIETKEPLGMAGAYAIQGGASLFVKELKGCYYSVVGLPVNKLYYMLREMGVNL; this is encoded by the coding sequence GTGGATATTATTTTAGCTTCTGCCTCGCCACGTAGGGCTGAACTCCTAAAAAAAATAACTAGTAATTTTCAGATAATGGCAAGTGACTTTGAAGAGAGTGACATAATGTTTTCTGGAAATTGTGGGGAATATGTTATGACCTTAGCAAAAGGTAAGGCTATGGCTATTTGTAGTAGCGTGAAAAAACCAACTGCTATAATAGGTTGTGATACTGTTGTTTATTTTAAGGGTGAAGTGCTCGGAAAACCTAAAGATAGTTGCGAGGCTTTCAAAATGCTTAGTAATCTAAGTAACAATACACATGAGGTATATACAGGAATTGCGGTAATAAACACACAAACTAAGGTAATCAATACTGAGTATGTGTGCACTACAGTAAAATTTTCAAAGTTATCAATCAAAGAAATAAACAATTACATAGAAACAAAAGAACCGTTAGGTATGGCTGGAGCTTATGCTATACAAGGAGGAGCATCTTTATTTGTTAAAGAATTAAAGGGCTGTTACTATAGTGTTGTGGGGTTGCCAGTGAACAAATTATATTATATGTTAAGGGAAATGGGGGTCAATCTATAA
- a CDS encoding DUF4321 domain-containing protein, whose product MKSAERKNPYFVFFIMIGAISGSFVGELLGDNVAALKFLKSTFTIGMSNPMLIDFKVFAVTFGINFNINIMTIIGIILAIILYRKY is encoded by the coding sequence TTGAAGAGTGCAGAAAGGAAAAACCCATATTTTGTTTTTTTTATAATGATAGGAGCTATTTCTGGAAGTTTTGTAGGTGAACTATTAGGAGACAACGTGGCTGCGCTTAAATTTTTGAAGAGTACTTTCACCATAGGGATGAGTAATCCTATGCTTATAGATTTTAAAGTATTCGCAGTAACTTTCGGTATAAATTTTAATATTAATATTATGACTATTATAGGCATTATTTTGGCAATAATATTATATAGAAAATATTAG
- a CDS encoding helix-turn-helix domain-containing protein: protein MFENYKDVVNIEDLTQMLDIGKNKAYELINSGIIKSFKIGKVHKIPKVWIVDYIQMQ, encoded by the coding sequence TTGTTTGAAAATTATAAAGATGTTGTAAATATAGAAGACTTAACACAAATGCTGGATATAGGTAAAAATAAGGCTTATGAATTGATTAATTCAGGAATCATAAAATCATTTAAAATAGGTAAAGTTCATAAAATACCTAAAGTATGGATAGTGGATTATATACAGATGCAATAA
- a CDS encoding lytic transglycosylase domain-containing protein, with protein MKISKIIKLLILILLVIIVINIKSILKNFYPIKYENKIITYSKKYNVDPYLVAAVIRTESNFDDKAVSNTGAYGLMQIMPDTAIWIAGNMKLKDFNTEKSFDSEINIAMGCWYLDDLNSEFNGDLELVLAAYNGGRGNVKKWLKNKEYSSDGKTLNNIPFGETDKYVKKVKINYRIYSKLYANEIK; from the coding sequence ATGAAAATTTCAAAAATTATAAAATTATTAATATTAATTCTATTGGTTATTATAGTAATAAATATAAAAAGTATTTTAAAAAATTTTTACCCGATAAAGTATGAAAATAAAATAATTACATATTCAAAAAAGTATAACGTAGATCCTTATTTGGTTGCGGCTGTAATAAGAACAGAGAGCAATTTTGATGATAAAGCTGTTTCAAATACGGGAGCTTATGGACTTATGCAGATTATGCCTGATACTGCAATATGGATTGCTGGTAATATGAAATTAAAAGACTTCAATACGGAAAAATCTTTTGATTCCGAAATTAATATTGCTATGGGATGTTGGTATCTTGACGATTTAAACAGTGAATTTAATGGTGATTTAGAATTGGTACTTGCAGCTTATAATGGTGGACGTGGAAATGTTAAAAAGTGGCTTAAAAACAAGGAATATTCTAGTGATGGTAAAACACTTAATAATATACCATTTGGAGAAACGGATAAGTATGTTAAAAAAGTAAAGATAAATTACCGCATTTATTCAAAATTGTATGCTAATGAGATTAAATAA
- a CDS encoding N-acetylmuramoyl-L-alanine amidase — translation MAIISWDEGHGTGQDRGAEGFLNEEKVIREYAPICIAELQRHGHTLVNCTPPPNTNMTVNQSLAYRTAKANSSGSILHLCFHVNAYDDASAHGCEIEYASTSGSKYATSVLTEIHKLGFADRGIKNPRLWMTYQPSAVSILIEPFFCTNSNDCNLYNKTTLGLAIAKGILNIIGGTVTPTVVSPTIKFRKILKVTKQTACISENGSLVKIFKVGDMLTAVDEDKNWWTLLIGSVSKANTIEIKVQYGIISASNLFVRLEPHATATELGSLNKDTKVQINKIDGDWINIVYNGGFGWVFGKYVTLV, via the coding sequence ATGGCAATAATAAGTTGGGACGAAGGGCATGGAACTGGTCAAGATCGTGGAGCAGAGGGGTTTTTAAATGAGGAAAAGGTTATTAGAGAATATGCACCAATATGCATTGCTGAATTGCAACGTCATGGACATACTTTAGTAAATTGCACTCCACCACCAAATACCAATATGACAGTTAATCAAAGTTTAGCTTATAGAACTGCAAAAGCTAATTCTAGTGGAAGTATATTACATTTGTGTTTTCATGTAAATGCGTATGATGATGCTTCAGCTCATGGTTGTGAAATTGAGTATGCATCAACTTCAGGATCAAAATATGCTACTTCAGTATTAACAGAAATACATAAATTAGGGTTTGCAGATAGAGGTATTAAGAATCCTAGACTATGGATGACATATCAACCTAGTGCAGTTAGTATTTTGATTGAGCCTTTTTTCTGCACAAATTCTAATGATTGCAACCTTTACAATAAAACAACTTTAGGACTTGCAATCGCAAAGGGAATATTGAATATTATTGGTGGAACTGTTACACCGACTGTTGTTTCCCCTACTATTAAATTTCGTAAAATATTAAAGGTAACAAAACAAACAGCGTGTATCTCAGAAAATGGTTCGCTTGTGAAAATTTTTAAAGTTGGAGACATGCTAACAGCTGTTGATGAAGATAAGAATTGGTGGACATTACTAATTGGTAGTGTTTCTAAGGCGAATACTATAGAAATAAAAGTTCAATATGGCATAATATCAGCAAGTAATCTATTCGTGAGATTAGAACCACATGCAACCGCAACTGAACTAGGAAGTCTTAACAAAGATACTAAAGTTCAGATAAATAAGATTGATGGTGACTGGATTAATATAGTTTATAATGGTGGTTTTGGTTGGGTTTTTGGTAAATATGTAACTCTAGTATAA
- a CDS encoding tyrosine-type recombinase/integrase: protein MKVQKIYVENKPYPLYILIDDEFKVVDKVMKYIKFLDNTGKAPNTIKAYAYHLKLYFEYLKQIGKEPDRVSFEDISNFVGWLGSPTGQVNVYHIAPQEAIRAETTVNVIINAVMSFYDYLERLGVFDGTSTFYNETRSPKTYKSFLYHATKNKAQKRNIFKLKVKKKLIKVLSQEQIKTLLIACNNKRDKIILMLLYEGGLRIGEVLGLRHEDVVTWDNQIKIVHRDYNVNEAFAKSKRERVVDVSKQLMSLYTDYIIYEYDDEVGGDYVFINLRGPNYGEPLRYHSVLDLFMRLEKKTGIIVTPHMLRHTHATELIRNGWDAAYVQKRLGHANVQTTINTYVHLSNDDMKGKYQEYLQRSENRSE from the coding sequence ATGAAAGTACAAAAGATATATGTAGAGAATAAACCATATCCATTATACATATTGATAGATGATGAATTTAAGGTAGTAGATAAGGTGATGAAGTACATAAAGTTTTTAGATAATACAGGAAAAGCACCGAATACTATCAAGGCATATGCCTATCATCTAAAATTATATTTTGAGTATCTAAAACAGATAGGAAAAGAACCTGATCGAGTAAGTTTTGAAGATATATCAAACTTTGTAGGGTGGCTAGGAAGCCCGACAGGGCAAGTGAATGTTTATCACATAGCTCCACAGGAAGCTATAAGAGCTGAAACAACTGTTAACGTAATTATAAATGCTGTAATGAGTTTTTATGATTACCTAGAGAGGTTGGGAGTGTTTGATGGTACTTCAACATTCTATAACGAAACAAGGTCTCCCAAAACTTATAAGAGCTTTTTATATCATGCTACAAAAAACAAGGCTCAGAAAAGAAATATATTTAAACTTAAAGTTAAAAAGAAGTTAATTAAGGTATTATCTCAAGAACAGATAAAAACCTTGCTCATTGCATGTAACAATAAAAGGGATAAAATAATTTTGATGTTATTGTATGAGGGTGGATTAAGAATTGGAGAAGTTTTAGGACTTCGACATGAAGATGTTGTTACATGGGATAACCAAATTAAAATAGTTCATAGAGATTATAACGTTAATGAAGCATTTGCAAAATCTAAGAGAGAAAGAGTAGTTGATGTTAGCAAACAATTAATGAGTCTTTATACTGATTATATTATTTACGAATATGACGATGAGGTAGGCGGTGACTATGTATTTATAAATTTAAGAGGCCCGAATTATGGAGAACCACTTAGATATCATAGTGTGTTAGATTTGTTTATGAGATTAGAGAAAAAGACAGGTATAATAGTGACACCTCATATGCTAAGACATACACATGCAACAGAGCTTATCAGAAACGGTTGGGATGCCGCTTATGTTCAGAAAAGATTAGGTCATGCAAATGTTCAAACGACAATAAATACTTATGTTCACTTGTCCAATGATGATATGAAAGGTAAATATCAAGAGTATCTACAAAGGAGTGAGAACAGAAGTGAATAG